Part of the Serinus canaria isolate serCan28SL12 chromosome 1, serCan2020, whole genome shotgun sequence genome is shown below.
AAATACGATGCAAAGATGTATGGCCATTATATCTACAAGATGGACAGCCACTGATAACTTCCAAAAgcctttggaaaaggaaagaaaacacaaatctACAGTCCAAGAATCCTTTGTGGTCAAAAAGAAGCAATTTAAAACAGGCAGAGACTGGTTTGATCAATTTTAATGCAGATCTTGAACTCTGTGCTTAGAAATATGACAGAGacttcaggagctgcagctccctcccagccagtGGACAAGGAACTTCATGTCATTTGAAGGAAAGGTTAGACATCCTGTGGGTCTGGCGTGTGCTGGGGACAGATGGGGGCACAATGTCTATATTAAAACTCAGCTGAAGGGCTACCAGAAAAGCCCCATGGCTGAATGCTCTTGATTTGACCGACAAGAATAGAAATGAGGGCATGACACGGAAATCCTGATTATGAGccacatttcaaagaaaaacagtatttgtTGGGTAGATAAATGTGGTTTGGACTATTTCATACACCATCTTTAGTAAACACAGATCTGGAACAAAGTTTTGATTTCTAGTATCCCAGGAGTccactgcctggggctggaggtggctcTTCGTAAAGCGAAACTCTTTGGAGTCTTAGTCAAATCCAAAATCTATGAGGGTCgtgtttccttctttccatcAACACatagctgaaaagaaaatcaaacttGGGAGGTTTGCATGTAATCACCTTGCCTTCTGAACCGAAGCCTCACTGGACTTGCATGAGAAAGTACTTTGCTCACATATCTGACCCCAAACTCTGCATGTCCTTGCTGTTGCAACTAATCTGGGCCCATTAATGAGCAGGGATATGGTTGCTGGTTTCACAAGGACGGTAGATCCTTGAatccccagagctggctggcagGCACATAAAAGTTAGTTTGCAGTGGTTTTTCCACTGGGCGCTCTCCTAAGCTCTGAAGCCTTGCCCCAGTGTGGAGGAGCCAGAAAAGtcagccaggcagctcctcagcctcagcagggcagcaggacaaaTTTAAGTCAGCTGTGAGCCTCTAAGAAGCCAGTTGCACTGGTGTATACAGTTAAATGTGGGGCCAGCAGCTCTTTAGACTGTGTCCCCTCTgttccctggcactgccccagcaccagcccatTCTCCATGCCTGTGAAGCACAGACCATCGCaacaagagcagcagctgggaagctAAAGGCAGGCTGTGGTCAAGACCATTTGCTCCTGGGACACAAGTACTCAAACCTCTTCATCACAGCATAGCAGATACCGCAGTAGTGAGAGCATATCCTGAGAGACAATCgcaggagaaaaaaggaagaggtgCTCATACTCAAGGGGCAGAGCACTTTATTCTTTGCAAGATCACGGGGGGAAAAGCCAACCCGGGAGCTCgaaggagctgcagccatgTGCAGGCAAACTCAGCAGCGGACGGGAGTCGCTGAAGTTCTGCATCCCTCCAGAGGATGTCAGCGTAGAGCCACCGAAAAAGGCGATCTTAGTGACCCAAATCCGGCTGCCGTGAGGGAATTAGAATGTGTAGCCGCTCTGCGGACACAGCCCCGAAGCTCCCCGCCTGCTTTCCCAGAAGTAACCAACTTTCCCTGGCTAGAGTGCAACTGGTGGAATGACGGCAGGAGCGGCGAAAGCCACCGCGATTTGGGAGCTACGCAACAGGTTATGCCGGGAAACAAACGGGATCCGTGCTCTGGATGGCTGGGCTGAGAAAACCATGGGGCATTCTCACCCCTTACTGTCGTGCTTCCACCTCCTGCGGTGTCCCCGAGCGTGGATGAGCGAGTGGAGGATGCATGCACACACAAGGAAGATGGGCAAACAAAACGGTGGAGATTGTGTTCGCAGATAGCAGGAAGAGACTGCAGCCATTGAGCAAGTGCCCCCTGGAGAGAGCTGGTGGGAGACCTGTGTGCTTGTGCACTATTACTGTCCTGTGTCACCAAAAGTTAGTCTTTgattttatacatatttatcccagcagaaaaccacagccaaaAGAAAGAGCTGCTTTCTGTCCGTGGCTCATTTCTGTAATAGTTTCTATCCCTAAGAATCTTAATTTTGAAAGTCTAAAGTCACATTGGATTTTCTATGGAGCTAATTCTAGCCCCTGCTGCCTTTGGTCGTTCATATGGAGCACAGGGGCAAATGTGCCACAAGCCTCAACCTAAGAAGAGGGGAGAGGATCCCAGATGGAAAAGCTGTACCAGTGATGCCAAGCACTAAAAAAAGTCTCTGGGCTATCCTGCAACCTTAGAAACTTCCACAACTTAAAGAGTGCTGCTTCAACCCATATCTCACACATTTTCCCTGTCTGAAATGTCCACATGGACAACAGCCGGGTGATTGCTTGCCAAAGGGTCTTGTGACCATTCAATAAAAATTAGCTACCTGAGAGAAATTCGGCAGATATTGATAGCATTCAGGAAGGCAGACTCTACTAAACATAGTGGGTTTAAATTCCAGCAAGAAACTACAGAGCCTCTGGGCTTTACTGTATCCAGTCCCTGAGCCAATGTTTCTCTTTGAGCATGCACCACATCAGTTTTCCCATTACAGCATATCGACTGGAAGCAAGTCATCATCCCTTCCCAAGTATGATTTAATAAGACCAAATCCAGGACCTGACCCAGGCTACATCCACTGCTAAAGCATCACTTGCCAGCCAACCACGCAAGCTGCGTCTTAATCTCTCTCCTTTACTGCTATTTGTTTTCtggggttgggggttttttgctcGTTTTTACATGGATAGATTAAATTTCCTGCCAACCCAGTTTCTCATTCAAACATGTTACGGAGGAagtgggaggaagaagaaaaccaggAACAAACAACATGCGGAAAATGGCATTAGAAGGCTTAGTGAGGAGTCTGATCCTTAGCCATGTGCACTGCCCCATTCCTGCACATCAGCAGTGCTCTCTActacagggaaaggaaaagtgcTTTTTTAGCTGTCATTGTCCATGGAAACATCAAAGAAAATATGCCAGAGCTCTACTGTCAGGAAGTCCCAGGACTACCAAGTTTCTCCTCCCTAAAAAACAGCATTCACATGTCCAAAGCTCTTGCCACGTATTATctcacaccccccccccccccttcatGGCTGCGTAGGTGACCGAAGGTAAcctttctctgtgctgtccACCAGCCAACAAGATCCCTGAGATAGTGCCAAGGCTCAGGAAATGCCTTGCATGTGCCCTCCCTTGCTTAGGAGGTCACAGACCTGGTAATTCTCAGTAGCATCCTTCAGGCACGTGCAATGCATAGAGGCAGACATGGAGGAAAGcaatgtaaagaaaaagagcCACAGCTTTTCGTTCTCCCTGCTTTCACGGCTTACTTTGTCCCTGATGTCCATCTACTCCCCAGCCAAGAAGACACATGGCTCAGTGAGCTCAGTGACACTGCATTCCCTCTCTCAGCACCCATATTCCTGATCCTCACCAGCACCTCTTGCCTTTCTCATGGCAAGAGCAGACCTGTGAGAAGGGCATAGTGGGTGAGCACTGCTTTGCTGCCATCAGGAAAACAAGCTGCAGGCAGAATAGCCAGCAGTCCttggaaaaagcacagaaagagaGGCAACTCGGTCATGGAGAAACCTGacaacagctctgctccaggtcTCTGTTAAACAGAGGCCATGAGTTAACGTCAGCGCTTGGAGTTGCTCAGAAGTGAACTTGTGAAAGGCAtgtattttctcagttttctgcGAGCTATAAATGTTCAAGACCATCATAAGAGAATGTGCTGAACCATTTTGGGTTCACCTGGTGCTGGCAGCCACATGCACAGATTCATCCACCTGCTCACAAACCAGTGGTGCCATGGCTGGGAAGATCCAGGTTAGAGTGCAGACACTGAGAGACACTTGCGTGCCTGAAGTGAATGAGGCTGGGATGCCAAAAGCTGCtttcaaaaaacaaatccaGTAACCTGCAAGAGCTTACCAATGTACTTGATGAAACCACGATAATCATGAACATTCCtctaatataaaatatttgatttcctCTGCCCAGTACCATCAATCACCCAGTTACCCCCTGGGTGTCATCTGAGGCTACCCTGATTTGATGTCTTATTAATGAGGGCCTAAACCATAAGAAAGACTGATGTCCTGAGCATCCCCCATCCTCATAGGGAAACCAGGCAGTTTTGGACAGGATACCATCTGTTAGACTGGTTTCCGCTGGAAACTCATCTGTGTTTCAGCAAGAGTGTGTTGAAGTGCATGCATCtgagtaatttaatttttttttagttcagatGAATCAGCAGATATGAGTCCAAAAGCTGtgtaagttaaaaaaaacttttggCAGTCTGCAGACCagttttcccaaatatttttaactgaGCTCTCATCTACACCAGCCTCTAAAAAGATATCCACTTCTAAAGTGTGAAGCATCCTCTCATGGTTATTTCTGTCTCAGCACTCAAAAGTACATTTAATCCTTGTTTCAGAACAAGTTCCTCTCTCATATTCTTTGGTAGAAGGTGACATAGCCATAGGTACCAACATTTAGAGTAACATCCATGGCATGTGATGGACAATCACTATGGCACATCTGGAACCAAAGGCTGTCAGCAAACTCGACCATTGCAATGGTGACTTTCACTTACTGCTGCAATAGCTTGAACCTCTGTTTGATTTTTAGTGATAAATTAAAACTCTGGAGCACTATCAAGTCATCTAACTGGTAATGTTTTCTTTAGTTATTTGTATTGCAGCAATGCCTCACTAGGCACAGGTTAAAACTCCAGCATTCCAGGTGCTGCACAAACCTAGTAAACCATCCTGCATCCTAAGAAATCCTGCTCTGGATCAACAAGACATGCAGAAGGATGATGTAAGGAGAAAACCGGTGGCAAGGGATGGATAGTATAGCAGAATACTGACAGGGCTATCATGGGAATAAAATGTAAAGATGCTATTAATGTCACATCAAGATTGCACAATCAAAAGGTGATAAATGGAAACATTAAGATCCTTATGACAACTTCCCGAAAATGGCAATGCAGCTGCCTTATTTACAGTAAGGTCTATAGCTGAAAACACACTTACAAGAGCATTTGGAAGTAGGTTTTGAAAAATACCGTGGAATGAGAACATGATGcatgtgcagcagggctgagttaCCACTGCTGTTGGATCTGcaggtttttggttttaataatcATTCTCAGAATATCTGTGGGATTTTAGAGAAGAAATAGGGAAAATGAAACATGGAGAGCAAAATCCCTGGCAAAATATCAGGTTGCCCTAACTAATTATAACCTTCTGGTAGCAGCTGTTGATACAGACTAAGAAGTCTATGCTTTGCAGTCCCCTAATGCCCTGAGAGTGTGAATGCTCAGACACTGAAACTTCACATGCTCTGTCCATGGGGATCAGCACTTCCATTAATTTCCTAAAATTTTTCCCCCATCAAACTTATTCAAATGCCCAAGAAAGTCAGTGACTGCCTTAGATTTCGAATCTGGGATAAACATGCCATGGTTTTGATTGGAAAACCAATACAAGAGCAAAATTTGGCAAttataaaaagcattttcccaCATCACTCAAAGCAGCGTAGGGTCTCCCCTaccaaaagacagaaaataaaactcaccTTTGTCTAGAGAAGTAGCGACCTTGCAAGCCTGGGAAATTGTACATTCAAGGGCAATGTGTCAGACTATTATgaatgagaaaaacaaggctCTAGTACCAGAGCTCACTACCAAACAGGCTAATAACATTCAGCTCTCGGTTGCGTGGTCACTGCCTACTGCCAGTCACATCAAGGATAAGTGTTAATGGCCAAAGTCATTGTAGTTACAGAATTACataggaggaagaaaaaagcagcagcaggcaggcagaaatcctttttttatatgaataaaattttattgaattttatACAAttagaaagaacaaagaaagagGAGCAAACAGTCTTATGGAGGGTAGGAACCAGAAGAGCTTTCCCAGTAGAGGAGGGTGCCTGCTGAGGGCAGTGTTCCTGTAAATGTCACACAGGGGTTGTtacaaaagcagagagaatGTGTCTGGGCTTTTCTTtgattgttttgggtttttttcttcccacatAAGGGTTTCTAAAGCCACTCTTCTTCCCCCATCAATCCTACCACCCAGCAGCAAAGTGAGCAGACAGGCAGGAAACAGGACTGCACAAGTGAAATGCGTACACACACAGAGTAACCACCTGCCTGCATCGCCAGGGGGGTTTGCACACATTCTGAATGCAGTGCTGtagaggaggaaagaagggatttgagatttttttatctcctttttctttcatttttcttttttttttttttttattttaagaaaagaaggCACAAAATCTCAGCCAAGCTTCAAACCTAGTGCTGCTTGAGAGCTCCCAGTCTCCCAAAAAGCCAGTGTGTCCACGTGGGAACCCAGCCctcacctctccctcctcttcctcagagTCTGTGCTTGCATTTGTACTGCTCAGGTAGAAGGCCCTGCCCAATGTTTGTGCACTGCTAGGGAAAGTAAAGCCGTGCCAGGACAAGGAAAGTGGGGATGAGGAAGAGTCTGTTGGCTTAAACAGACCCTTTTTCCAATGTGAGAACTATGAAAGTCACCTGTGACTCCCCACATTGTTTTTCCAAGAGCAGACCTGGGAGGGCTCTGGTGCTTTTTGAGGTGATCGCTGCCTTTGCCTGTGCAAGGCTTGGTGTTATTCAGGAGGGCCAAAACCCCTATCCAGGTGTGGCCTCTTTGAACCAGTGCTCTCTAGGAGAGGAAATCCCAGCCCTCAGTCCAGCCCTCCAAATGGCATCAGATTCCTTCAGAGGTTTCAACTCTTGGCTTTGATTAAGGCTATTTAGTTGCAATAGAAAAAAAGTAGAGGTGCCAGCCACAACCACCTGCCAGGCTGCAAGGAGATGGCAGGGCCACTGGCAGATGCCACCAGTACCCAGTCCCAGGACGTGGGGGGAAGTGGGGGAGGCAGAGAGATAGTGTGTGGGCTTTCATTAAGCCTCTGCATTCTAAAGCAGGAAACAAATCCTGCTAACATGTCTGTGCACgtgggagagcaggaatgaAAACTCTGATGCCTCTCTGTGAaggctccaagccctgccatgctgcccagccctgcataGCCTGATGAATAAAATCCACCATGCAAACATCAAAGTTACGGGGTTTGAAGTCACTTGCCCCAAAtcagggcagcccaggggcaACATGAACCTGCCTGGTGCTCCACCACaccaccctgctcctctctgccttctgAATAACCCCAGCAACAccccaagaaaaggaaaaaaaaagagatccaAGCCctagagcagcagcagcagcaacaacagcagcagcagtggtgcaGCCTTGCCCTGCACCAAGTGTATCAGGGAAAGATGCTCAGACGACTGCATCTTCCACAGCTTTAAATAGGGCTCTGGTGGCACTCCAACCTAGTGCAGGTGAAACACCCAGTCTGTGGATCTgcttgtgtctgtgtgtgtgtgcctgtgtgtttctgtgtgtgctgaggtGGGGGGAAGaacttcaaaaaataaagacaaatgcTTCCTGGCCCACACCCTCAGCCAACCATCCCCTTGCCtgggctggtggctgtgccTTCATCTCGCCCCTCCAGCCTGTTCCATGCTTCCCCACACCCAGCCCCAGTGCACAGTACTCCCTAATCCAACAGCGGAGCCAGGGCCATGggaagctggggctgagcagccttCCCTGCCCCAACACAGGTCATCATCCTCttggaaacaaaacagcaacaacaatggaaaaaaataatatatatatatatatatctcccCAACCTCCCTGAAAGACCCAAATGGATGGAATCAGTccccaacaaaaccaacaggtaataaaagcaaaagctcCCCCCAGGGTCAGGCCCGAGTGCATGTCCCAGCTGGGGCCCAGCAGCCCGGGAGCACACCCcgacctccctgctcctctggcctTGGCACATCTGTGGCGTCCATTGGCACGAGGAGCTCCGGCAGCTGGGGGGAAAGCGGCTTGGCCAGGGCTGTCCcaccagctggcagcagcctcgAGACGGGAGGGCAGGTGGAGAGGTAAGTGAGTGATCCCCCCACCACCTCGCTGCCTTTCAGGAAGGAGTAGGGTCTCTTCGCCCCACCGGGAATGAGAGGCCCCTTGCTCAGCTCTCAGCCACCAACACGGTCCTACACCAGGGAGCCAGCCCGGCTCTGGGCGGGCACCATGACGGGGACAGCCCCGATCCGCTCCAGCGTGGCCTGGCTGACTGCATAGGAACGGGTGTGCGGCAGCCGTGGCTTCCTGCTGACCGAGCCATTGCTCCGGATCACCTCCTGAGGCGACGGCGCCGTGCTGGCCGTCACCACCAGTGTCTTAGGGGGAGCCGGGGACGGGTGGCCACCATTGGCGTAGACGGGGCGGGCACTCGTGCTCCCTGAGCGGGAGAAGGGGGGCTGGTGAGCATCGTTGCTGTTGCTGAAGCGGGTGAAGGAGTCTGTGGCGTGGTTGGCTTTGGGGTCGTTCCAGTAGCGGCTGTTGTAGGTGTTGGAGGAGGTGAGGGTGTCGTTCTCTGATGAGGACGCATCAGCGTGGAACGTCTTTGCGGCAGAGGAGCATTTGGGTGGTAGTTCATCCTCTCTGGGAAGAAGAAGGTGTGAGGGCATATGGAGGACACTGGCCCACTTGTCCAACACCCCCACCCCTAACTACCATGCTGGGGTCATAGATTCAAAGAGAAGGGCAGCACCAATGTGAATCAGCATTGCTCCTTGGCCTGTTCACTCATCCCTCtctgcaggacctgcctttgTGCTCCATGTGCCAAATTTGCCACTGAGGCAAATGACCCATGCTCATGGGTCTAAAAAGAAAGGCAGTTCCAGACAGTGATAGCTGTGATTGTAACCTCTGTGACCGGAGAACATCACAGCTCCAGAGCTTTTCAGGTATTACTGTATGGTATTATGTGCCGGAATTCCCACATCACTCTCCTACAGAGCTAACAACATAAAGTCCCAtctctcctgctggcagagggattAAAGGCATTAAAGGcaatactgaaaacaaaatgtattgtttctatttttcattttctccctccATTTTCTGAATGTATATGGACATCTTCCCCTGACCCAGGGGAATGCACCCAGGATTAACAAAAATGAGGTTTCCAATTTCCCTCCTGTCAGCTGCAGCTTAACTTGGAGGTCCCCCATCACCAGCTTTCCCTGACCCTTACCTTATCTCATTGGgaatttcctcctcttcttcttctttgtgtttatttttccagtagAACAGTGCTACAGCCACCAACACAATGCAAACAACGAGCACAACAGCACCTGTGGCCACCGCTCCTGCAATCAGGCCGATACTCCGTGGGTGAGCTGTGGAGATGATTGAACAGAGCATGGAGAAGAAATCAGGCATGGGCTGTGACCATCTGTAAGCACATGAAACAGCCGTGGcttgggaggggagagaggcaATATTCCCATTCCAGGGCATGATTGTCTTCTGATAGAGAGGCATGTGGTGGCTCACAGCAAACATGGTTACACACCTTACTGTCACAAGACATAAACAGGTGGCCAAGCCTACCCTGGCAAAATACTTACGTGCAATGACTTGCAGGTCCAGAAGGCAAGTGCTGGTTCCAATGGCATTTGAAGCCACACATTGGTAAAGACCTGAGGACACAGTGCTGATATTTCGGAGAGTGACAGTGCCCTGGACTTGGTCTagtcagagagaaaagaaggatttaAATCCCTCCCCCGCttgaggaaaacaagaaaaagcaaagccagcaaATAGAGAATCTTGGTGTCAGACTATTAAGAGAGAACTAAATTAGGAAAAACCTTTAGATGGAAGCATTGTGcgtgcacatacacacacagagacaagATTAGGCCTTAAGGAGCTTACACTAgatgtttctttctcttcttatAGAGGAATTTCTGCAGATGAAAACTTGGGACTCTCAGCATTGTGCGAGAACAGGGAAGAAAGAGATGCGAAATTACCTATGCTCAGATCTACTTGTTGAATTCAGTCTTGCCCTGCAGAacccctgctctcccagccctgggctccccatctcctgctctgccaaTATTCCTCATTCCTGAATTATATGAAACTGAAAGGTGGCATATTCTTAAAATACAGCAAGATAAAGGGCAAAAGTACAGCTATCAGTATTTGATCAGGACACCTAGGCTAAGAAAACCTAAGGGTGAGACTTGTGGCTGGGAAACACCAGTTTGATCAGAGCCCTGCTTCTCCATACATCTGAAAAGCAGCTCTAATTTATTTGAGGCAGTAATTTATTGGAGAATTGTGGCATCAGCTCCTGATGGAGAACTGTGAGAAGCTGGCTGTATTTTCCTGGGATGATTCTgcctctcttttccctgcttccaTTCCATAAGTCTTTCATTTGGTTTAAAATGCAGGTGAGCTGGCAGCTGAAATTTCCAGCCACATGCCAACATCTAGAAatcactctctctctcttccatTCAACCCAATCCTTGTTTTTCAATGGAGAACATGTTTCtggacaaaaaaatcccacaaaaattTAAGTGGCCTCTGGAGGGCACCCCATCCACCATGGGCTTTAGGAACCTTCGTTCCAATAAAGGGACCATGCAAATGATGGCAGACGCTCAATGAGCCGTGCCCCCTCTGGCAGCTCAGAcaagggacagccaggctgccaCCTGGGAAATAAGAGGATAATCAACAGAATGAGCACCTTGTGTGGCAGTTGGGGGCAACTTGGGGACATTGTCCAGTTTCTCCCAGAGGTATGTTGGCCGGGGGATGCCTTCTTCCGAGCTGCAGGTCAGTGTGATATCGCTGCCCACGTCCAGGGACCCCTGGATTCTGCAAAGCGGGGCAGAAGGAGGAACTGCGAGAGAAGAGGGGAAGGTGATAGCAAATAAGGAAATGTGACCAACAGTGGAATGCAGGCTCACTCTGGAcatgtgctgctggggaaagcAAGGACAGTGGCATGAACTGTCAAGGGGACAAGAAGGAGGCAGCAGACAAGAACTCATTATGGTTTGGGGGGAGACAATTCACACAAAGATTCCTGACCCACCAGCCCATCAGGGTTACAGACTACTGCTGACTTTCACAGGACCCAGTTCTCTTAGATCCCTCCCTTGAAAAAAAGGTAACAATTTCTGTCTTTGAAATAGCAAGGATGGTGAAAGTTAACAGAACTGCAGACAAAATTTACTGTGATTGAGTTTTGCTTTCATATCCCTATAATGGCATGCACTTTGGAGTATTTAACATCAATGGGAGTATCCAGAACTAACAGCTTTAATGGAAAGGAAGCAAAGATATAAAGTCATTCTCTCCTCCTGTTGCCATGCACCAAACCCCTTGTGCTCCTTTCAGCCCTCCAGGATGTCCTCGTACTTTATTCCTGCTACTTTGCAACTCCATATCACAACACCACCACAAAAACTTTCTCTCCACCATATTTGAAAACTTCATTACACACTGCCTGCATATGAAGTCTATGTGCCCTACAAACTCCCACAGTATCCACAAGGACGCCCATTCCTCACCACGGGATGTCTGTGGGCTCAAACGCACACAGTACCGTGTTGTTCATGATGCACTGTCATGAACAGAGGTCCCCTAGTCCCCGCCCTTGCCCTACCCCCCACCCCCTCCATAATACCAATAAACACACCCAAGACAGTAAGTCCAATGACTCCAATATTCCTGACGCCTCGGTCGGGAAGATTGTTGACCAAACACTGGTAGGTGCCAGTATCCGACAGCTGAGTGTTGTTGATGAAGATGGAGGCACTGGTGGTTGGCATTGTCACAGCAAACCCCACTCGCCCATAGAACTGGGGTGCACCACCAAATATCTGACCCCCTTGGTAGAGAATaacctggaaaagaaaggaaggctCAAACAACACTCTGCAGGAGATGAGCAAGGAGGAAGAACAGCAAGCAAAATATGAGCTTTCAAAGCCAAAAGGACCAGTTACTAAAAGATCTCTGAATAAGCAAACCTCAATATACATCCTAGCACAGGTGTTTTTGCAAAACAGGAACACACTCTGTAGCTCATTTTACATCACTAAAAATGTTCATAAAGGTAACAGACCAGAAAGGTACCCAAATCTTCTGGCGTAGCTGGATTGGCAATACCAGCCTCCTTCATATGGTAGTCATTACCCGCCTAGAAAGAATCAATGTACAGAAGCAGAGGCTCTCTGCAGGTCAGTGAATACCTTGATGAAAAGCATCTGTCCAGTGGACAGTATCACTTTGAGTCTCTGTCAGTAAGATCCTGCCATGATTTGACACTGCTTACTGAAGA
Proteins encoded:
- the IGSF11 gene encoding immunoglobulin superfamily member 11 isoform X2, yielding MVIPLSNANQPQQVILYQGGQIFGGAPQFYGRVGFAVTMPTTSASIFINNTQLSDTGTYQCLVNNLPDRGVRNIGVIGLTVLVPPSAPLCRIQGSLDVGSDITLTCSSEEGIPRPTYLWEKLDNVPKLPPTATQDQVQGTVTLRNISTVSSGLYQCVASNAIGTSTCLLDLQVIAPHPRSIGLIAGAVATGAVVLVVCIVLVAVALFYWKNKHKEEEEEEIPNEIREDELPPKCSSAAKTFHADASSSENDTLTSSNTYNSRYWNDPKANHATDSFTRFSNSNDAHQPPFSRSGSTSARPVYANGGHPSPAPPKTLVVTASTAPSPQEVIRSNGSVSRKPRLPHTRSYAVSQATLERIGAVPVMVPAQSRAGSLV
- the IGSF11 gene encoding immunoglobulin superfamily member 11 isoform X1, with the translated sequence MLHVALNNCFSWKTWSLQKSDQMCSPGSRGSQMLQTGLVCPLEVSVSSGSIQVARGQTAVLPCTFTTNAALTNLNVIWMVIPLSNANQPQQVILYQGGQIFGGAPQFYGRVGFAVTMPTTSASIFINNTQLSDTGTYQCLVNNLPDRGVRNIGVIGLTVLVPPSAPLCRIQGSLDVGSDITLTCSSEEGIPRPTYLWEKLDNVPKLPPTATQDQVQGTVTLRNISTVSSGLYQCVASNAIGTSTCLLDLQVIAPHPRSIGLIAGAVATGAVVLVVCIVLVAVALFYWKNKHKEEEEEEIPNEIREDELPPKCSSAAKTFHADASSSENDTLTSSNTYNSRYWNDPKANHATDSFTRFSNSNDAHQPPFSRSGSTSARPVYANGGHPSPAPPKTLVVTASTAPSPQEVIRSNGSVSRKPRLPHTRSYAVSQATLERIGAVPVMVPAQSRAGSLV